One Gossypium raimondii isolate GPD5lz chromosome 3, ASM2569854v1, whole genome shotgun sequence genomic window carries:
- the LOC105795565 gene encoding F-box/LRR-repeat protein At3g59200 isoform X1: MAMCVEDRISSFPDHILFHILSFLPIKDAVRTSIISTKWRYLFASISTIKFDGSLMSGLTDRNVDSFKNFVDRLLKFPDQVSLDCFRLNDNVSWNDKEHDFDVSGWICAALCRGVKEIDLDLKNLGDTLPALLFTCHSLVTLKLDAVDSEIKVPSDVCLGNLKTLQLRNSVLFGDSIHRLISNCHVLEDLAFIECGFDNISEVNIQSPSLKRLVLEFDVTEGRYFNYVVVINAPILVYFQYHAAVAASYTLSTMKSLEKADISIYQFDSINSETSATHLIQGICNVRSLSLTTDAAIFLTSGLPIFHNLIEFKYLGVGFNGRETWLVEFLHCVPNLKTLTLNFPDDAGTRWKALRMKVPSCLSFHLKEIEISYFDPRMIEMVSYFLDNAMVLEKLKISTAALTWSQKWGAQIKLLQLLKRSKKSLIVIL, translated from the exons ATGGCGATGTGTGTGGAAGACAGGATAAGTAGTTTTCCGGATCatattctttttcatattttgtctTTCCTTCCCATTAAAGATGCAGTTCGAACCTCTATTATTTCTACCAAGTGGAGATACCTCTTTgcttcaatttccaccattaaATTTGATGGTTCTTTAATGAGTGGTTTGACTGACAGAAATGTTGACAGCTTCAAGAACTTTGTTGATAGGTTATTGAAATTCCCCGATCAGGTAAGTTTAGATTGCTTTAGGCTAAATGATAATGTTTCATGGAATGATAAAGAGCATGATTTTGATGTTTCTGGCTGGATATGTGCTGCATTGTGCCGTGGTGTTAAGGAAATTGATTTGGACTTAAAGAATCTTGGGGATACTTTACCAGCTCTTTTATTCACTTGCCACTCACTGGTGACACTGAAATTGGATGCAGTAGATTCTGAGATTAAGGTCCCATCTGACGTTTGTTTAGGGAATCTGAAGACTTTGCAGCTTAGAAACTCGGTACTTTTCGGTGATTCCATTCATAGGTTAATTTCCAATTGCCATGTCTTAGAAGATTTGGCTTTTATTGAATGTGGTTTTGATAATATAAGTGAGGTCAATATCCAGAGTCCTTCGCTTAAGAGATTGGTTTTAGAGTTTGATGTGACAGAAGGCAGATATTTCAATTATGTGGTGGTGATTAATGCTCCCattcttgtttattttcaatatcaTGCCGCAGTAGCTGCAAGTTATACTTTGAGTACCATGAAGTCCCTAGAAAAAGCCGATATTAGCATCTATCAGTTTGATTCCATTAATAGTGAAACAAGTGCAACTCATCTTATTCAAGGAATTTGCAATGTGCGGTCTCTAAGTTTAACCACTGATGCAGCG ATTTTCCTAACTAGTGGACTTCCTATATTTCACAACCTTATTGAATTCAAATATCTTGGTGTTGGTTTTAATGGGAGAGAAACTTGGCTTGTGGAGTTTCTACATTGTGTGCCTAATCTAAAGACACTTACCCTCAATTTTCCG GATGATGCGGGAACCCGATGGAAGGCTTTACGTATGAAAGTTCCTTCTTGTTTGTCATTTCACCTCAAGGAGATTGAAATTTCATACTTTGACCCACGTatgattgaaatggttagttATTTCTTGGATAATGCAATGGTTCTGGAAAAGCTCAAAATAAGTACGGCTGCCCTGACTTGGAGTCAGAAATGGGGAGCCCAAATCAAATTATTGCAGTTACTAAAGCGTTCAAAGAAATCACTAATTGTGATTTTGTAG
- the LOC105795565 gene encoding F-box/LRR-repeat protein At3g59200 isoform X2 has translation MAMCVEDRISSFPDHILFHILSFLPIKDAVRTSIISTKWRYLFASISTIKFDGSLMSGLTDRNVDSFKNFVDRLLKFPDQVSLDCFRLNDNVSWNDKEHDFDVSGWICAALCRGVKEIDLDLKNLGDTLPALLFTCHSLVTLKLDAVDSEIKVPSDVCLGNLKTLQLRNSVLFGDSIHRLISNCHVLEDLAFIECGFDNISEVNIQSPSLKRLVLEFDVTEGRYFNYVVVINAPILVYFQYHAAVAASYTLSTMKSLEKADISIYQFDSINSETSATHLIQGICNVRSLSLTTDAAIFLTSGLPIFHNLIEFKYLGVGFNGRETWLVEFLHCVPNLKTLTLNFPDDAGTRWKALRMKVPSCLSFHLKEIEISYFDPRMIEMGADWRGTWLVEFLHCDLAVTKTRLLASACQVLWSSGVIHVVIN, from the exons ATGGCGATGTGTGTGGAAGACAGGATAAGTAGTTTTCCGGATCatattctttttcatattttgtctTTCCTTCCCATTAAAGATGCAGTTCGAACCTCTATTATTTCTACCAAGTGGAGATACCTCTTTgcttcaatttccaccattaaATTTGATGGTTCTTTAATGAGTGGTTTGACTGACAGAAATGTTGACAGCTTCAAGAACTTTGTTGATAGGTTATTGAAATTCCCCGATCAGGTAAGTTTAGATTGCTTTAGGCTAAATGATAATGTTTCATGGAATGATAAAGAGCATGATTTTGATGTTTCTGGCTGGATATGTGCTGCATTGTGCCGTGGTGTTAAGGAAATTGATTTGGACTTAAAGAATCTTGGGGATACTTTACCAGCTCTTTTATTCACTTGCCACTCACTGGTGACACTGAAATTGGATGCAGTAGATTCTGAGATTAAGGTCCCATCTGACGTTTGTTTAGGGAATCTGAAGACTTTGCAGCTTAGAAACTCGGTACTTTTCGGTGATTCCATTCATAGGTTAATTTCCAATTGCCATGTCTTAGAAGATTTGGCTTTTATTGAATGTGGTTTTGATAATATAAGTGAGGTCAATATCCAGAGTCCTTCGCTTAAGAGATTGGTTTTAGAGTTTGATGTGACAGAAGGCAGATATTTCAATTATGTGGTGGTGATTAATGCTCCCattcttgtttattttcaatatcaTGCCGCAGTAGCTGCAAGTTATACTTTGAGTACCATGAAGTCCCTAGAAAAAGCCGATATTAGCATCTATCAGTTTGATTCCATTAATAGTGAAACAAGTGCAACTCATCTTATTCAAGGAATTTGCAATGTGCGGTCTCTAAGTTTAACCACTGATGCAGCG ATTTTCCTAACTAGTGGACTTCCTATATTTCACAACCTTATTGAATTCAAATATCTTGGTGTTGGTTTTAATGGGAGAGAAACTTGGCTTGTGGAGTTTCTACATTGTGTGCCTAATCTAAAGACACTTACCCTCAATTTTCCG GATGATGCGGGAACCCGATGGAAGGCTTTACGTATGAAAGTTCCTTCTTGTTTGTCATTTCACCTCAAGGAGATTGAAATTTCATACTTTGACCCACGTatgattgaaatg GGTGCTGATTGGAGAGGAACTTGGCTTGTGGAGTTTCTACATTGCGATCTG GCTGTCACGAAAACCAGATTACTTGCCTCTGCATGTCAAGTTCTGTGGTCATCT GGTGTCATCCATGTCGTAATAAACTGA
- the LOC105796344 gene encoding mitogen-activated protein kinase homolog MMK1: MEGGGPPQAADTEMAEQPNPQHHQQQPPQMGIGLENIPATLSHGGRFIQYNIFGNIFEVTAKYKPPIMPIGKGAYGIVCSALNSVTNEQVALKKIANAFDNKIDAKRTLREIKLLRHMDHENVVAIRDIIPPPKRECFNDVYIAYELMDTDLHQIIRSNQALSEEHCQYFLYQILRGLKYIHSANVLHRDLKPSNLLLNANCDLKICDFGLARVTSESDFMTEYVVTRWYRAPELLLNSSDYTAAIDVWSVGCIFMELMDRKPLFPGRDHVHQLRLLIELIGTPSEAELGFLNANARRYIQQLPLYHRQSFTEKFPTVHPLAIDLVEKMLTFDPRLRITVEDALAHPYLSSLHDLSDEPVCMTPFNFDFEQHALTEEQMKELIYREALTFNPEYVQP, from the exons ATGGAAGGCGGTGGACCACCACAGGCGGCGGACACTGAGATGGCGGAGCAACCCAACCCACAACACCACCAGCAACAGCCGCCACAAATGGGAATTGGGTTGGAGAATATCCCGGCAACTCTTAGCCATGGTGGGAGGTTTATTCAGTATAATATATTCGGTAACATTTTTGAGGTCACTGCCAAATATAAACCTCCTATTATGCCCATTGGTAAAGGAGCCTATGGTATCGTATG TTCTGCGTTGAATTCCGTGACAAATGAACAAGTGGCGTTGAAGAAGATAGCGAATGCTTTTGATAACAAAATTGATGCTAAGAGAACACTTCGTGAGATCAAATTGCTTCGTCACATGGATCATGAAAAC GTAGTTGCAATCAGGGATATAATCCCGCCACCAAAGAGAGAATGCTTTAATGATGTTTATATTGCATATGAGCTGATGGATACTGACTTGCATCAGATAATCCGTTCTAATCAAGCTTTATCAGAAGAGCATTGTCAG TATTTCCTTTATCAAATCTTACGTGGGCTGAAGTATATACATTCTGCAAATGTACTGCACAGGGACTTGAAACCTAGCAACCTTCTCTTAAATGCTAATTGTGACTTGAAAATATGTGATTTTGGACTGGCTCGTGTTACCTCCGAAAGTGATTTTATGACAGAATATGTTGTTACAAGATGGTATCGTGCACCGGAACTTTTGCTAAACTCTTCAGATTATACTGCAGCTATTGATGTATGGTCAGTAGGTTGCATTTTTATGGAATTGATGGATCGGAAGCCATTATTTCCCGGACGAGATCACGTGCATCAGCTGCGATTGCTTATTGAG CTGATTGGCACCCCATCCGAGGCTGAGTTGGGGTTTTTGAATGCAAATGCCAGGAGATACATCCAGCAACTTCCTCTTTATCACCGACAATCTTTCACCGAAAAGTTTCCAACTGTCCACCCTTTAGCTATTGATCTTGTTGAAAAGATGTTGACATTTGATCCTAGACTAAGGATTACCG TTGAGGATGCACTAGCTCATCCTTACCTATCATCGCTGCATGACCTAAGCGATGAGCCTGTCTGCATGACCCCATT